From a single Gammaproteobacteria bacterium genomic region:
- the fabF gene encoding beta-ketoacyl-ACP synthase II: MSKRRVVVTGLGMVTPVGNTVEESWKAILAGQSGVTAIEHFDATDLTCRICSHVKNFDATLYMPEKEMRKRDVFVQYGMAAAVQAIADSKLTVNDSNADRIGFAIGSGIGGLPSIEKHHETLLNSGPRRISPFFIPGALINMIGGNLSIQYGMKGPNIALVSACTTGTHNIGQAFRTILYGDADVMIAGASEMATTKLGIAGFAAMRALSTRNDEPGKASRPWDKDRDGFVLGDGAGILVLEEYDHAKARGAHIYAEVIGFGMSADAHHMTSPDPNGAGAASSMKSALQDAGIAPQVVDYINAHGTSTPLGDELEVLGIKNTFGEHAKALAVSSTKSMTGHLLGAAGAVEAIFSILAIRDQVAPPTINLDHPSEGCDLNFVPHHAQPMKIDVTLSNSFGFGGTNGTLIFRKAD; encoded by the coding sequence TTGAGTAAGCGTCGTGTAGTGGTAACAGGGTTAGGCATGGTAACGCCTGTAGGCAATACGGTCGAAGAAAGTTGGAAGGCTATTTTAGCAGGCCAAAGTGGTGTTACAGCGATTGAACATTTTGATGCAACCGATTTAACTTGCCGGATTTGTTCGCATGTCAAAAACTTTGATGCAACGCTCTATATGCCTGAAAAGGAAATGCGTAAACGCGATGTTTTTGTTCAATATGGCATGGCAGCTGCTGTGCAAGCCATTGCAGATTCTAAATTAACAGTAAATGATTCAAATGCAGATCGCATTGGTTTTGCGATTGGTTCAGGAATAGGTGGCTTACCCAGCATTGAAAAACACCATGAAACTTTATTAAATTCGGGTCCTCGCAGGATTTCACCTTTCTTTATCCCTGGCGCCCTCATCAATATGATTGGTGGTAACCTCTCTATTCAATACGGCATGAAGGGACCTAATATTGCTCTTGTTTCTGCTTGTACAACAGGAACTCATAATATCGGTCAAGCATTCCGCACTATCCTTTATGGGGATGCGGATGTAATGATCGCTGGCGCTTCTGAAATGGCTACAACAAAACTTGGTATTGCAGGTTTTGCTGCAATGCGAGCCCTTTCTACGCGCAACGATGAACCAGGCAAAGCAAGTCGACCTTGGGATAAAGATCGTGATGGATTTGTCTTAGGTGATGGTGCAGGCATATTAGTTTTGGAAGAGTATGACCATGCCAAAGCACGCGGCGCTCATATTTATGCCGAAGTGATTGGTTTTGGAATGAGTGCAGATGCTCACCATATGACTTCCCCGGATCCGAATGGCGCGGGCGCTGCATCTTCAATGAAGTCCGCCTTACAAGATGCTGGAATTGCACCGCAAGTAGTCGATTATATTAATGCGCATGGTACTTCAACGCCGCTTGGTGATGAGCTAGAAGTGTTAGGCATTAAAAACACGTTTGGTGAACATGCAAAAGCTTTAGCAGTTAGTTCTACAAAATCTATGACGGGACATTTATTGGGTGCTGCGGGTGCAGTGGAAGCTATATTTTCGATTCTCGCGATTCGGGATCAAGTTGCACCGCCTACAATTAATCTTGATCATCCGAGTGAAGGTTGTGATTTAAACTTTGTTCCGCATCATGCACAGCCTATGAAAATTGATGTTACTTTATCAAACTCCTTTGGATTTGGTGGAACCAACGGTACATTAATCTTTAGAAAAGCTGATTGA
- the fabG gene encoding 3-oxoacyl-ACP reductase FabG: MSANTVLKNKIALVTGASRGIGHGIALALGNAGATVLGTATTAAGADRISKVLKDAGIVGRGYALNVTSQASIDELMEQIKADFGPIQILVNNAAVTQDNLSLRMKEDEWLQVIDTNLNAIFRLSKVCMRDMIKGRFGRIISIGSVVGSTGNPGQANYCASKAGVVGLSKAIALEVGSRNVTVNVVAPGYIATDMTNILSEEQRTAIFDRIPMKRPGSIEDVAAAVVFLASESAGYITGQTLHVNGGMYMN, from the coding sequence ATGTCGGCTAACACTGTATTAAAAAATAAAATAGCTTTAGTGACAGGCGCAAGCCGAGGCATTGGGCATGGCATTGCTTTGGCCTTAGGAAATGCCGGTGCGACAGTGCTTGGTACCGCAACGACTGCAGCAGGTGCAGACCGGATTTCGAAAGTATTGAAAGACGCCGGTATCGTAGGGCGGGGTTACGCTTTAAATGTCACTTCTCAAGCTTCGATTGATGAGCTAATGGAACAGATTAAAGCTGACTTTGGTCCTATTCAAATCCTGGTTAATAACGCGGCGGTTACGCAAGACAATCTTTCATTGCGCATGAAAGAAGATGAGTGGTTACAAGTTATTGATACGAATCTCAATGCCATTTTTCGTCTTAGCAAGGTTTGTATGCGTGACATGATCAAAGGGCGGTTTGGGCGTATCATTTCAATTGGCTCAGTCGTGGGTTCGACGGGCAACCCGGGTCAAGCTAATTATTGTGCGTCTAAAGCCGGTGTCGTCGGATTAAGTAAAGCGATCGCTCTTGAAGTGGGATCGAGAAATGTGACGGTGAATGTTGTTGCGCCAGGCTACATTGCGACTGATATGACTAATATTTTATCTGAGGAACAAAGGACAGCTATATTCGACCGTATCCCAATGAAGCGCCCCGGTAGCATCGAAGATGTTGCTGCAGCGGTGGTATTTTTAGCCAGTGAATCAGCTGGATATATTACTGGTCAAACTTTGCACGTTAACGGCGGGATGTACATGAATTAA
- the mltG gene encoding endolytic transglycosylase MltG codes for MMIAEGFPRRFALLVLLGLAMLVSAVFITLSTSRVKPKEGLIFYLRPGLSHKQFVNELADKNIVSSTIFKIFVELQSQVQLKTGEYLLPEGASAWQIWRQVTTGTGHYYRSFTIIPGWSFAQLRLELAKTESLRQLTKDQPEEVIMDRLGGSYQQAEGVFFPETYLYTRGIADLVILKRAYDLMQLRLQEAWATKDSGLPYQNAYQALVAASLIEKEAYLDTERPLIASVLINRLRKGMLLQFDPTVIYGLKERYQGHITKADLMDPNLYNTYIHKGLPPTPIAMPSYDSIYAALHPAKTNYLYFVAKGDHSHQFSTTLAAHLAAVNFANKKAKVVKPQESYFNRKIINQRLDKILAKKRVGIG; via the coding sequence ATGATGATTGCTGAAGGTTTCCCGCGTCGTTTTGCTCTTCTCGTTTTACTCGGACTTGCAATGTTAGTCAGTGCAGTTTTTATTACCTTATCAACCTCACGCGTTAAACCAAAAGAAGGTTTAATTTTTTATCTTCGTCCTGGTTTATCTCACAAGCAATTCGTTAATGAATTGGCGGATAAAAATATTGTCTCTTCCACTATTTTTAAAATCTTTGTGGAGTTACAAAGTCAGGTTCAACTTAAAACGGGAGAATATCTACTTCCGGAAGGTGCAAGCGCGTGGCAAATCTGGCGCCAAGTCACCACAGGAACGGGACACTATTATCGATCTTTCACTATTATTCCAGGTTGGTCATTTGCACAGTTACGCTTGGAACTCGCGAAAACTGAAAGCTTACGTCAACTTACTAAGGATCAACCCGAAGAAGTGATCATGGACCGCCTTGGTGGTAGTTATCAGCAAGCAGAGGGCGTGTTTTTTCCCGAAACTTATCTCTATACACGCGGCATTGCTGATTTGGTTATTTTAAAGCGTGCTTATGATTTAATGCAGCTACGCTTACAAGAAGCCTGGGCTACAAAAGATTCAGGTTTACCTTATCAAAATGCTTATCAAGCCTTAGTGGCTGCATCACTCATTGAAAAGGAAGCTTACCTTGATACAGAACGTCCTCTCATTGCTTCCGTACTCATTAATCGCTTGAGGAAAGGTATGCTTTTACAATTTGACCCCACTGTCATTTATGGGTTGAAAGAACGATACCAAGGGCATATTACTAAGGCGGATTTGATGGACCCCAATCTTTACAACACTTATATCCATAAAGGCTTGCCACCTACGCCCATTGCTATGCCGAGCTATGATTCAATTTACGCAGCCTTGCATCCTGCGAAAACAAATTATCTTTATTTCGTAGCAAAGGGTGATCACAGTCATCAATTTTCAACTACGTTAGCTGCACATCTTGCAGCGGTTAATTTTGCCAATAAAAAA
- the acpP gene encoding acyl carrier protein → MKESEIETRVKKIVVEQLGVKEDEVTVDASFVDDLGADSLDTVELVMALEEEFETEIPDEEAEKIVTIKDAVKYIVSRAEKEGKTG, encoded by the coding sequence ATGAAAGAAAGCGAAATTGAAACACGCGTGAAAAAGATTGTAGTAGAGCAATTAGGCGTTAAAGAAGATGAAGTTACGGTGGATGCATCTTTTGTTGACGATTTAGGGGCAGATTCCTTAGATACCGTTGAATTAGTTATGGCCTTAGAAGAAGAATTCGAAACAGAAATTCCTGATGAAGAAGCAGAAAAAATTGTCACCATTAAAGATGCTGTGAAATATATTGTAAGCCGTGCGGAAAAAGAAGGTAAAACGGGCTAG